The following are encoded in a window of Paenibacillus polymyxa genomic DNA:
- a CDS encoding PPK2 family polyphosphate kinase has protein sequence MSDSLGMLTPGKKVSLKEWDPKDTKNIKNKEEIRQETDQLKERFMELQSKLFTEKKQSLLFVFQGMDCSGKDGVIKQVFSNLNPAGVTVHSFKSPTAEELSHDFLWRAHSVTPGRGYIAAFNRSYYEDVLITRVHGQISDKQAKRNIKHIKHFEQLLLDNGVKVVKIFLHISKQFQLEKLIDRIEKPHKNWKLDPSDLQERKFWKQYTQYYEDVLELSATKQAPWYVVPSDNRWYRDYTVLRIAVQTLEEMKLSDPEPRPELESLLPELYKERDKN, from the coding sequence ATGTCTGATTCATTAGGAATGTTGACACCGGGGAAAAAAGTTTCTTTGAAAGAATGGGACCCCAAGGATACGAAGAATATCAAAAATAAAGAAGAAATCCGACAGGAAACAGATCAATTGAAGGAACGCTTCATGGAATTACAAAGCAAATTATTTACAGAGAAAAAACAATCCCTTTTGTTTGTATTTCAGGGTATGGATTGCAGCGGCAAAGATGGCGTCATCAAACAGGTATTTTCCAACCTTAACCCTGCGGGGGTAACTGTCCACAGCTTTAAATCACCTACGGCTGAGGAATTAAGTCATGATTTCTTGTGGCGTGCTCATAGCGTTACCCCAGGACGTGGGTATATTGCAGCATTTAACCGTTCTTATTATGAGGATGTGCTGATTACACGTGTTCACGGACAGATATCCGATAAGCAGGCCAAACGGAATATTAAGCATATCAAACATTTTGAACAGTTGTTGCTGGATAATGGTGTAAAGGTGGTTAAAATCTTTTTACATATTTCAAAGCAATTTCAGTTAGAAAAGCTGATCGATCGTATTGAAAAGCCTCACAAAAACTGGAAGCTCGATCCAAGTGATTTGCAGGAACGAAAATTTTGGAAGCAATATACCCAGTATTATGAGGATGTATTAGAGCTAAGTGCAACCAAACAAGCTCCTTGGTATGTCGTTCCTTCAGACAACCGTTGGTATAGGGATTATACTGTGCTACGGATTGCCGTCCAAACGCTGGAGGAAATGAAGTTGTCTGATCCTGAACCAAGACCTGAACTTGAATCCCTTTTACCTGAATTGTATAAAGAACGAGATAAAAATTAG
- a CDS encoding replication-associated recombination protein A has protein sequence MDLFSYSQESTPSNRLLADRLRPTSLDEYIGQEHVVGPGKLLRRAIEADQVSSILLYGPPGCGKTTLAHIISQHTQGDFVRLNAVEASVKDVREVIDRAQTNKSMYGKKTILFLDEVHRFNSSRQDALLPAVEKGTIVFIGATTENPFHYVNGALMSRSTLFQLEALTQEHSLAAMRRALSDADKGLGYMQLQVDEAALAHIASMANGDIRRALNALELAALTTPPLADGTIHVTLEVAEESIRRPIVKADESTQYDVLSAFHKSIRGSSDAALFWFLYAVEKLGMDPMTFIRRLIAASSEDIGLANPQAMVQAVSALEAYRNNGWPEAKLNIAQAILFAVESPKSNAVYTAISRAMSAMDDIKSAEVPLHLRDAHYKGSEKLGHVGYQYPHNYPNHYVKQQYLPDSIADQTFYQATEQGNESKIRQNQRWRDSQS, from the coding sequence ATGGACTTATTTTCATATTCCCAAGAGTCAACGCCAAGCAATCGGTTGCTTGCGGATCGCTTGCGTCCGACTTCGCTGGATGAATATATTGGACAGGAGCATGTTGTGGGTCCAGGTAAGCTGCTGAGAAGAGCTATAGAGGCAGATCAGGTCTCTTCTATTTTGTTGTACGGACCACCGGGGTGCGGCAAAACAACACTGGCACATATCATCTCGCAACACACGCAAGGCGATTTTGTACGTCTGAATGCTGTAGAAGCATCTGTGAAAGACGTAAGAGAAGTCATTGACCGGGCACAGACGAATAAATCGATGTATGGCAAAAAAACCATTTTGTTTCTCGACGAGGTACATCGTTTTAACAGTTCACGTCAGGATGCACTGCTGCCTGCGGTGGAAAAGGGCACGATCGTGTTTATTGGCGCCACCACTGAAAATCCCTTTCACTACGTTAACGGCGCTTTAATGAGCCGTTCTACGTTGTTCCAGCTTGAAGCGCTAACGCAGGAGCATTCGCTGGCTGCTATGCGCCGTGCCTTGAGCGATGCGGACAAAGGGCTCGGCTACATGCAGCTTCAGGTAGATGAAGCTGCACTGGCTCACATCGCGTCCATGGCGAATGGTGATATCCGCCGCGCCTTGAACGCGCTGGAACTGGCGGCGCTCACGACGCCTCCGCTGGCAGACGGCACGATTCACGTGACACTGGAAGTCGCAGAGGAATCCATCCGTCGCCCGATTGTCAAAGCAGATGAATCCACGCAGTATGACGTGCTGTCGGCCTTTCACAAAAGCATTCGCGGCTCCAGCGACGCCGCGCTGTTCTGGTTCTTGTACGCCGTAGAAAAGCTCGGCATGGACCCGATGACCTTTATCCGCCGCCTCATCGCGGCGAGCAGTGAGGACATTGGCCTGGCGAACCCGCAGGCAATGGTGCAGGCGGTGAGTGCGCTTGAAGCCTATCGCAATAATGGCTGGCCCGAGGCCAAACTGAACATTGCACAGGCCATTTTGTTTGCTGTGGAAAGCCCCAAATCGAATGCCGTATATACGGCAATTTCACGGGCCATGTCGGCTATGGACGATATCAAATCGGCCGAGGTGCCACTCCATTTGCGTGACGCACACTACAAAGGCTCGGAAAAGCTTGGTCATGTTGGCTATCAATATCCACATAATTATCCGAATCATTATGTGAAGCAGCAATATTTGCCCGATTCGATAGCAGACCAAACCTTCTATCAGGCTACTGAGCAGGGGAATGAGTCCAAAATCAGGCAAAACCAGCGCTGGCGGGATTCACAGTCTTAA
- the crcB gene encoding fluoride efflux transporter CrcB yields MIWWAAAGGIMGTLTRYGLGMWAGKRFGTVFPWGTWIINVSGSLLLGWLYGQFTQNHLSPALWMLLGTGFCGGYTTFSTFGYESLQLMERKEYRRMAMYVLSSVVVGVVAAAIGYRVS; encoded by the coding sequence ATGATCTGGTGGGCGGCGGCAGGCGGGATTATGGGTACACTGACGAGATACGGGCTTGGCATGTGGGCCGGAAAGAGGTTCGGTACCGTATTCCCGTGGGGGACGTGGATCATTAACGTCAGCGGTTCATTGCTGCTAGGCTGGCTCTATGGTCAGTTTACGCAAAACCATTTGTCTCCTGCACTCTGGATGCTGCTAGGAACAGGTTTTTGTGGCGGCTACACCACCTTTTCCACATTCGGCTATGAATCTCTTCAACTGATGGAGCGTAAAGAGTACCGACGCATGGCTATGTATGTACTGTCCTCCGTCGTGGTAGGAGTTGTAGCTGCGGCTATCGGGTACAGAGTAAGTTAA
- the cymR gene encoding cysteine metabolism transcriptional regulator CymR, producing the protein MKISTKGRYGLTIMMELAARFGEGPTSLKSIAEKNQLSEHYLEQLIAPLRNAGLVKSIRGAYGGYILANEPAGVTAGDIIRVLEGPISPVDFTEEDDPAKRQLWLRIRDSIAEVLDSTTLKDLITYQEHDELDNYMFYI; encoded by the coding sequence TTGAAAATATCAACGAAGGGCCGTTACGGCCTGACCATTATGATGGAACTTGCAGCCAGGTTTGGCGAAGGTCCAACTTCTTTGAAAAGTATTGCCGAAAAAAATCAGCTGTCAGAGCATTATCTGGAACAGCTCATCGCGCCTTTGCGTAATGCAGGTTTGGTAAAAAGTATCCGTGGTGCTTACGGCGGTTATATTTTGGCGAATGAACCGGCAGGAGTAACAGCGGGAGACATCATTCGTGTACTGGAAGGTCCGATTTCTCCGGTAGATTTCACGGAAGAAGACGATCCGGCAAAACGTCAGCTGTGGCTGCGAATTCGTGACAGCATCGCTGAAGTGTTGGATTCTACTACACTTAAGGACTTGATCACATACCAAGAACATGATGAATTGGACAATTACATGTTCTATATTTGA
- the crcB gene encoding fluoride efflux transporter CrcB, whose protein sequence is MKDVLFVAAGGALGTSTRYGLQSLLPAAGADFPLGVLLINWIGCLFLGWFFTVTLRSWRIKPRLRLAIGTGFTGGFTTFSTFAVDAVRLTVHDRMLTAVLYLLLSVGGGLFLTWTGIRLGTKMTQAAPKEERL, encoded by the coding sequence ATGAAAGACGTGCTATTCGTTGCCGCGGGCGGAGCGCTTGGAACCTCTACCCGTTATGGCCTGCAATCGCTGCTGCCTGCGGCGGGTGCGGATTTTCCACTTGGTGTGCTGCTAATCAATTGGATCGGCTGCCTGTTTCTTGGTTGGTTCTTTACGGTAACCTTGCGATCGTGGCGGATCAAGCCGCGATTGCGACTTGCCATCGGAACAGGCTTTACAGGGGGCTTTACCACCTTTTCCACTTTTGCAGTAGATGCTGTACGCCTCACGGTTCATGATCGTATGCTGACGGCTGTGTTGTACCTGCTGCTTAGCGTAGGCGGAGGGCTGTTTTTGACATGGACAGGTATCCGCCTAGGGACAAAAATGACGCAGGCTGCTCCTAAGGAGGAACGCTTATGA
- a CDS encoding PRC-barrel domain-containing protein, producing the protein MKLQDMIGLAVFDVENGKQIGKIHDFMVTADWRITGIELEGKGLFSSHVKMVAWDDIVAYGEDAIMIRNQQAVRKTEAHDIQHTYLLGPGKLKDLSVLTEEGLMLGHISDVYFDQEMGNNIIGLEISDGFVSDIIEGRKWLPCTEDMSIGENAVMVPPLSEQRLEKAIYSVNG; encoded by the coding sequence ATGAAGCTTCAAGATATGATCGGACTTGCCGTTTTCGATGTGGAGAACGGGAAGCAGATTGGCAAAATACATGACTTTATGGTGACAGCTGATTGGCGAATCACAGGGATCGAGTTGGAAGGAAAAGGGCTTTTTTCTTCTCACGTGAAAATGGTTGCTTGGGATGACATCGTTGCTTACGGTGAGGATGCGATCATGATTCGCAATCAGCAGGCTGTCCGTAAAACGGAGGCCCATGATATACAACATACGTACTTGCTTGGACCCGGTAAACTGAAGGATCTATCCGTGCTAACAGAGGAAGGGCTTATGCTCGGGCACATCTCGGATGTTTATTTTGACCAGGAAATGGGCAATAACATAATAGGCTTGGAAATCAGCGATGGTTTTGTATCGGATATTATAGAAGGGCGGAAATGGCTGCCCTGCACCGAAGATATGTCCATCGGGGAAAATGCCGTTATGGTTCCCCCGTTAAGCGAGCAGCGTCTGGAAAAAGCCATATATTCTGTTAATGGATAG
- the mnmA gene encoding tRNA 2-thiouridine(34) synthase MnmA — protein sequence MAKANHETRVVVGMSGGVDSSVTALLLKEQGYDVIGIFMKNWDDTDEFGRCTAEEDAEDVRRVCEQIDIPYYTVNFEKEYFDKVFSYFLDEYKAGRTPNPDVMCNREIKFGEFLNKALDLGADYVATGHYARVVEEDGHFTLLRGVDSNKDQTYFLNALSQTQLSRAMFPIGHLPKPEVRKIAEAAGLYTAKKKDSTGVCFIGERNFKEFLSGYLPAKGGDMVDIATGEVKGRHDGLMYYTLGQRQGLGIGGSGSGEPWFVADKDLEKNILYVVQGDRHHSLYSTSLIATDVNWIEGADTRPSGEFRCTAKFRYRQPDQQVTLQWLADGTVHVIFDVHQKAITPGQAVVFYDGERCLGGGTIDKVEKLQPETV from the coding sequence ATGGCTAAAGCCAATCATGAAACCCGTGTCGTCGTCGGGATGTCCGGTGGCGTCGACTCATCCGTTACCGCGCTGCTGCTGAAGGAGCAGGGCTATGACGTAATCGGCATCTTCATGAAAAACTGGGATGACACGGATGAATTTGGCCGTTGTACGGCTGAGGAGGATGCGGAGGATGTGCGCCGCGTCTGTGAACAGATCGACATTCCTTACTATACCGTCAATTTTGAGAAAGAATACTTCGATAAAGTATTCTCCTATTTTCTTGATGAATATAAAGCTGGACGCACACCCAACCCGGATGTCATGTGTAACCGTGAAATTAAGTTCGGCGAGTTTCTAAATAAAGCGCTGGATTTGGGAGCAGATTATGTTGCTACTGGACATTATGCACGGGTTGTGGAAGAAGACGGCCACTTTACTTTGTTGCGAGGTGTGGATAGCAACAAGGATCAGACTTATTTCCTAAATGCATTAAGCCAAACACAGTTATCCCGAGCGATGTTTCCCATCGGTCATCTGCCGAAACCAGAAGTACGTAAAATTGCGGAAGCTGCGGGACTGTATACGGCCAAGAAGAAAGACAGCACAGGCGTATGCTTTATCGGCGAGCGTAATTTCAAGGAGTTTCTGAGTGGATATCTGCCTGCAAAAGGTGGAGACATGGTGGATATCGCTACTGGTGAAGTCAAAGGACGCCACGATGGTCTGATGTACTATACACTGGGTCAACGACAAGGCTTGGGCATTGGCGGCTCAGGTTCAGGTGAACCGTGGTTTGTAGCGGATAAGGATCTGGAGAAGAATATTCTATATGTGGTACAAGGTGATCGTCACCACAGCCTGTATTCTACCAGCCTGATTGCAACAGATGTGAACTGGATTGAAGGCGCAGATACTCGTCCGTCCGGCGAATTCCGTTGCACAGCCAAGTTCCGTTATCGCCAACCTGATCAGCAAGTAACTTTACAATGGCTTGCCGATGGAACCGTGCATGTCATATTCGATGTACATCAAAAGGCCATTACGCCTGGACAAGCTGTTGTATTTTATGATGGGGAACGCTGTCTGGGTGGAGGAACCATTGATAAGGTTGAAAAACTTCAGCCTGAAACAGTTTAA
- a CDS encoding methyl-accepting chemotaxis protein, translating into MNLKIKLILLFTCIVIVAAGPLSIISMTSVKNQANHDIQELMNSKASETVNQLDGWIGGNAKIIETLAAGLESTDISSDAKAVSLKAAFQNYKDQNISNIYAGFEDGSYWDGSGWFEAGYDPRARPWYKDAKTKGEMYYSSPYIDAGSKDFTISIAKPLKDSNDSITGVVSEDIMLNDMTKMIQSINLNGLGYAFLIDQNGAVIAHPDNKLAGKNLKDTPELGSSTADLLSAASGETDYSYNGSDRQLYFKKMPSTGWIVGLSISKDIAFQEYYSTRNTLIITVAIILVVAMLLAIWAANNFIKPIRRLQANVKRIAEGDMTARVDVKGKDEIASLGTDFNIMSDNLSHLLRKVSDTAGDVSSASHDMHQHAKDTGTIASQISSAVQELAQGASDQAEAVYSGSEKLTHMTGSIDQIGESVKRTQTAVFETDSAVLAGYETAERQAKLAAESRQTTTAAGEAVDSLALKTQDIERLAGAIHDIAAQTNLLALNASIEAARAGEHGRGFAVVAGEVRKLAEQAGSSSDSIMRKLEEIKIAGVQSAEEMKKALAVTVEQEHAAIATRQAFESIRGASQHMLAQIEDVTAAADHLRVNAGHISDVISSVVAVSEQSAASTEEVASSVQEQGHAMNNIADLSAKLDSHADLLLEEVKRFKL; encoded by the coding sequence ATGAACTTAAAAATCAAGCTTATTCTCCTTTTTACTTGTATTGTTATCGTTGCAGCTGGGCCATTGTCGATCATTAGCATGACAAGCGTTAAAAATCAGGCCAACCATGATATCCAAGAGCTTATGAACAGCAAAGCCTCCGAAACCGTCAATCAGCTCGACGGATGGATAGGTGGCAACGCCAAAATTATTGAAACATTGGCTGCAGGCCTGGAATCCACGGATATTTCATCAGATGCCAAAGCCGTATCCCTGAAAGCAGCCTTTCAAAACTATAAAGATCAAAATATTTCTAATATTTACGCAGGCTTTGAAGATGGATCCTACTGGGATGGATCTGGCTGGTTTGAAGCAGGTTATGATCCTCGCGCTCGACCGTGGTACAAGGATGCCAAAACCAAGGGGGAAATGTATTACTCGTCCCCATACATTGATGCAGGTAGCAAGGACTTTACCATTTCCATTGCTAAGCCTCTTAAGGATTCCAACGATTCTATCACCGGGGTAGTCAGCGAAGATATTATGCTCAACGATATGACAAAAATGATTCAAAGCATAAACCTGAACGGATTGGGCTACGCATTTCTGATTGACCAAAATGGAGCCGTGATCGCGCACCCAGACAACAAGCTGGCTGGCAAAAACCTCAAGGACACCCCCGAGTTGGGCTCATCAACCGCGGACCTGCTGAGCGCAGCTTCGGGAGAAACAGACTATAGCTATAATGGTAGTGACCGTCAGCTTTATTTTAAAAAAATGCCTAGCACAGGCTGGATTGTAGGGTTGTCTATTTCCAAAGATATTGCTTTTCAGGAGTATTACTCCACTCGTAATACGTTGATTATTACGGTTGCTATCATCTTGGTCGTCGCTATGCTGCTGGCAATCTGGGCGGCAAACAACTTTATTAAGCCGATTCGCAGACTCCAAGCGAATGTCAAACGTATAGCTGAAGGTGATATGACCGCTCGTGTAGATGTTAAGGGTAAAGATGAAATTGCCAGCCTGGGAACAGATTTTAATATCATGTCTGATAATCTCTCTCACCTTTTGCGCAAGGTATCAGATACTGCTGGTGATGTCAGCTCAGCTTCCCATGATATGCATCAACACGCCAAAGATACTGGAACCATCGCGTCACAAATCTCCAGTGCAGTTCAGGAGCTTGCCCAAGGAGCGAGCGATCAAGCTGAGGCTGTATATTCCGGCTCTGAGAAGCTGACTCACATGACAGGCTCCATCGACCAGATCGGCGAAAGTGTCAAACGCACCCAAACTGCCGTGTTCGAAACAGATTCTGCCGTGCTTGCAGGGTATGAAACAGCAGAACGTCAAGCAAAACTGGCCGCCGAGTCCAGACAAACGACGACTGCGGCAGGAGAAGCTGTAGATTCGCTCGCGCTGAAAACTCAGGATATTGAGCGGCTGGCCGGGGCCATCCACGATATCGCCGCACAAACAAACCTGCTGGCCCTCAATGCATCTATCGAAGCAGCACGGGCCGGGGAACACGGACGAGGTTTTGCTGTCGTCGCGGGAGAAGTGAGAAAGCTGGCTGAGCAAGCGGGCAGTTCCAGTGACAGTATCATGAGGAAGCTGGAAGAAATTAAAATTGCAGGAGTACAAAGCGCAGAGGAAATGAAGAAAGCACTTGCTGTAACAGTAGAACAGGAGCATGCTGCCATTGCGACGAGACAGGCGTTTGAATCCATTCGTGGGGCTTCTCAGCATATGCTTGCCCAAATTGAGGACGTTACCGCCGCCGCAGATCATCTCCGTGTGAATGCTGGACATATTTCCGATGTCATTTCCAGCGTTGTCGCTGTTTCTGAACAAAGTGCAGCATCTACAGAGGAAGTGGCTTCTTCTGTACAAGAACAAGGTCATGCCATGAACAATATTGCCGACCTTTCTGCCAAACTCGATTCTCACGCTGATCTTCTATTGGAAGAGGTCAAACGCTTTAAATTGTAA
- a CDS encoding cysteine desulfurase family protein, which yields MNRIYLDHAASTPMHPEVAQTMMDIMIGQFGNASSVHAFGRDAKRTVSAARDAVAASLGCKPEEIIFTSGGTESDNLALFGTATADGRTSGHMITTAVEHHAVLHACDELEKAGYEVTYVPVNVFGRVNPADIEAAIRPDTFLISMMYANNEVGVIQPISEVGQIAREHGIVFHVDAVQAFGHISIDCRNLPIDLLSVSGHKINGPQGVGALYIRQGTRIQPLMHGGLQEKKRRAGTENIAGIAGLAKAATLANTSIEEREAHDTVLRQTLLKGLEDTLGNQNFVINGDPEHSLPNVLNVSFPAIGTETMLMNLDMEGIAAASGSACTSGSLELSHVLQAMDLPEDVLHSAIRFSFGLGNTTEEMEYTAKKIETIWKRLRTRY from the coding sequence ATGAACAGAATTTATCTGGATCATGCCGCATCGACTCCTATGCATCCTGAGGTTGCGCAGACTATGATGGACATCATGATCGGCCAATTTGGCAACGCTTCGAGCGTTCATGCCTTTGGTCGCGATGCCAAGCGCACCGTCAGCGCTGCTCGGGATGCCGTTGCGGCCTCTTTGGGCTGCAAGCCTGAAGAAATTATATTTACGAGCGGAGGGACAGAAAGCGATAATCTGGCCCTGTTTGGGACGGCTACGGCAGACGGCCGTACTTCCGGGCATATGATTACAACCGCAGTTGAACATCACGCAGTGCTTCATGCTTGTGATGAGCTGGAAAAAGCGGGGTATGAGGTGACTTATGTCCCGGTCAACGTTTTTGGACGCGTGAACCCTGCGGATATCGAGGCTGCCATTCGACCGGACACTTTTTTGATCAGTATGATGTATGCCAACAATGAGGTGGGCGTCATTCAGCCGATCTCAGAAGTAGGGCAGATTGCGAGAGAACATGGCATTGTATTCCATGTAGACGCGGTTCAGGCTTTCGGTCATATATCCATCGACTGCCGGAATCTCCCGATTGACTTACTGAGTGTGTCGGGTCATAAGATTAACGGACCACAAGGGGTGGGTGCATTATATATCCGTCAGGGTACACGCATTCAGCCGCTAATGCATGGGGGTCTTCAGGAGAAGAAACGCCGTGCCGGAACAGAAAACATCGCTGGTATTGCGGGTCTGGCTAAAGCCGCAACTCTTGCTAATACTTCCATTGAGGAGCGTGAGGCGCACGATACGGTTCTTCGTCAGACATTGCTTAAAGGGTTGGAAGACACTCTGGGTAACCAAAATTTTGTGATTAACGGTGACCCTGAACATTCTTTACCTAATGTCCTCAATGTTAGCTTTCCGGCCATTGGTACAGAGACCATGTTGATGAACCTTGACATGGAAGGAATCGCAGCAGCAAGCGGATCAGCCTGTACTTCGGGATCTCTAGAGCTATCGCATGTATTGCAGGCGATGGATCTTCCTGAAGATGTTTTACATTCAGCGATTCGGTTTAGCTTCGGATTGGGTAATACTACGGAAGAAATGGAATACACGGCCAAGAAAATTGAAACCATATGGAAGCGGCTGCGTACTAGGTACTAG
- a CDS encoding AI-2E family transporter, with translation MEQLTKSRLFRYGIWTLLGLVILYFIWLLRPLFLHLYEFLKTIIAPFAVAMIISYVLNPVVSMLGGRKVPRSVAVLLIYAVFLASLVVILMNLIPMFIEQLDELNEHLPELTIHAQGLMTSMDSGILPQGVRTGMNQWFFQLENRMATGISTFMDNIGGMINMLFNVFIVPFLIFYILKDFDVFERTIVSYLPRSRRKAIVTVLKEIDQALGNYVRGQLLVCVIIGVMAYLGYMLIGMPYALLLAGVVAVFNIVPYLGPFLGAAPAVVMASTVSLKMVLLVVVVNTCIQVLESNVISPQVVGRTLHLHPIAIIFALLVGGEIAGITGLILAVPVMAVLKVGLQHFFAYYVKRKTI, from the coding sequence ATGGAGCAATTAACGAAAAGTAGACTGTTCCGGTACGGAATATGGACGCTGCTGGGACTTGTCATTCTATATTTTATCTGGCTGCTGCGACCTTTGTTTTTGCATTTGTATGAATTTCTGAAAACAATCATTGCTCCGTTTGCGGTAGCGATGATCATCTCCTATGTACTTAATCCCGTTGTCAGTATGCTGGGCGGTCGCAAGGTGCCTCGAAGCGTAGCTGTGCTGCTCATCTATGCTGTGTTTTTAGCCAGTCTTGTTGTGATTCTGATGAACCTGATTCCAATGTTCATTGAACAACTGGATGAGCTGAATGAGCATCTGCCTGAGCTGACCATACATGCACAGGGATTAATGACGAGTATGGATAGCGGCATTTTGCCCCAAGGGGTGCGAACGGGTATGAATCAATGGTTTTTCCAACTAGAGAATCGGATGGCAACAGGGATTTCTACCTTTATGGATAACATTGGCGGGATGATCAACATGCTGTTCAATGTGTTCATTGTACCGTTCCTCATTTTTTATATTTTGAAGGATTTTGATGTGTTCGAGCGGACGATTGTGTCTTACCTCCCGCGTTCTCGTCGCAAGGCGATTGTAACGGTACTTAAGGAAATTGATCAGGCGCTTGGCAACTATGTCAGGGGACAATTACTGGTATGCGTCATTATTGGAGTGATGGCTTATCTCGGCTATATGCTCATTGGCATGCCTTATGCGCTGTTGCTGGCAGGAGTGGTTGCGGTTTTTAACATCGTTCCGTATTTAGGCCCCTTTTTGGGAGCCGCTCCGGCAGTAGTCATGGCTTCTACGGTCTCCTTAAAAATGGTGCTTTTGGTCGTGGTCGTTAACACCTGTATTCAAGTGTTGGAGAGCAATGTCATCTCTCCTCAGGTGGTGGGACGAACGTTGCATCTGCATCCGATAGCCATTATTTTCGCTTTGCTAGTGGGTGGGGAAA